In Macadamia integrifolia cultivar HAES 741 chromosome 5, SCU_Mint_v3, whole genome shotgun sequence, a single window of DNA contains:
- the LOC122078584 gene encoding purple acid phosphatase 3-like, which translates to MAGSFNRSSMALCLVWAATFALCLVSSLAKLHRIDHPVNSDSLRVLVVGDWGRKGHYNQTEVAVQMGKVADVLDPAFIISTGDNFYGSGLTGTDDPQFEESFSKIYTAKSLQKQWYNVLGNHDYRGNVEAQLSPVLTKIDSRWLCMRSFIVNTEIAEIFFVDTTPFADKYFTHPGDETYDWSGITPTRKGYLSNLLKDLDSALKESTAKWKIVVGHHTLRSAGQHRDTVELVRDLLPILKADDVDLYINGHDHLVQHISSRDSKLQYFTSGGGSKAWRGDYDLNKEGLKFFYDGQGFMTLEITETDAVLIFYDVFGKVLYKWSVSKAYTSI; encoded by the exons ATGGCTGGTTCCTTCAACAGGTCATCCATGGCTCTGTGCCTTGTTTGGGCAGCCACTTTTGCCTTGTGTTTAGTTTCTTCTCTGGCCAAGCTTCATCGGATCGATCATCCAGTGAACTCTGATTCACTTCGGGTTTTAGTCGTCGGAGATTGGGGAAGAAAAGGGCATTACAACCAGACTGAAGTTGCAGTTCAG ATGGGAAAGGTAGCAGATGTGCTTGACCCAGCTTTTATTATCTCCACCGGAGACAACTTCTATGGAAGTGGATTGACCGGCACCGATGATCCGCAATTTGAGgagtcattttccaaaatcTACACTGCTAAAAGCCTGCAAAAGCAATGGTACAATG TTTTGGGCAACCATGACTACAGGGGTAATGTAGAGGCACAATTGAGTCCAGTTCTTACCAAGATTGATAGCAGATGGCTGTGCATGAGATCTTTCATTGTTAATACAG AAATAGCGGAGATCTTCTTTGTTGATACTACTCCATTTGCAGACAAGTACTTCACTCATCCAGGGGATGAGACTTATGACTGGAGTGGTATAACTCCTACCAGAAAAGGATATCTAAGTAACCTTCTGAAG GATCTTGATTCAGCATTGAAAGAGTCGACGGCAAAGTGGAAGATCGTCGTTGGTCATCATACATTGAGAAGTGCTGGCCAACATCGTGACACCGTGGAGCTTGTGAGGGATCTTCTCCCAATCCTTAAG GCCGATGATGTTGATCTTTACATTAATGGGCATGACCATTTGGTGCAACACATCAGTAGCCGAGACAG CAAACTCCAATACTTTACCAGTGGAGGTGGTTCAAAGGCATGGAGAGGTGACTATGATCTAAACAAAGAGGGACTAAAATTCTTCTATGATGGGCAAGGATTCATGACTCTAGAGATTACCGAAACAGATGCTGTGCTCATCTTCTATGATGTTTTTGGCAAAGTTCTCTACAAATGGAGTGTGTCCAAGGCCTACACATCCATATAG